The following proteins come from a genomic window of Nicotiana tomentosiformis chromosome 12, ASM39032v3, whole genome shotgun sequence:
- the LOC104115269 gene encoding NAC domain-containing protein 71-like isoform X1 codes for MEGTSLPPGFRFHPTDEELVGYYLKRKTDGLEIELEVIPVIDLYKFDPWELPEKSFLPKRDMEWFFFCPRDKKYPNGSRTNRATKCGYWKATGKDRKVVCHQPAVVGYRKTLVFYRGRAPLGDRTDWVMHEYRLCDDVSQGTPNFQGPFALCRIIKRNDASLKTSDTSIAVSNEPVVLTAETPTQTTYMCNDSNYSTPITSPYEGTNATNFWMSHDMILDSSKECPQGQSTRGDYPNYDFPNMTLAQPNDRLEFTSSSSFPSFRGEVELSGDLSSYGCVSPYSVHGNYTGFYGNDDMSYEGYEGWNQANMGDFNGLWSHKDNFQ; via the exons ATGGAAGGAACATCATTACCTCCGGGATTTCGATTTCATCCAACTGATGAGGAATTGGTTGGATATTACCTGAAAAGGAAAACTGATGGACTTGAAATTGAATTGGAAGTCATTCCAGTAATAGACTTGTATAAATTTGATCCATGGGAACTTCCAG AGAAATCGTTCCTGCCAAAGCGCGACATGGAATGGTTCTTCTTCTGCCCTCGGGATAAGAAGTACCCGAATGGCTCGCGAACCAATCGAGCCACTAAGTGCGGATACTGGAAAGCGACAGGGAAAGACAGAAAAGTTGTCTGTCATCAGCCTGCAGTTGTTGGATACCGAAAGACACTAGTCTTCTATCGTGGAAGAGCTCCTCTTGGCGATAGAACGGATTGGGTAATGCACGAGTATCGCCTCTGTGATGATGTTTCTCAAGGCACTCCAAATTTCCAG GGGCCTTTCGCTCTTTGTCGTATCATCAAAAGAAACGATGCATCACTTAAGACAAGTGACACTTCAATAGCAGTCTCAAATGAACCTGTTGTTCTTACTGCTGAGACGCCTACTCAAACGACATATATGTGCAACGATAGCAACTATTCGACTCCTATTACTTCTCCTTATGAGGGGACTAATGCGACAAACTTTTGGATGTCACATGATATGATTCTTGATTCTTCAAAG GAATGTCCTCAAGGACAGAGTACTCGTGGAGACTATCCGAACTATGACTTTCCAAATATGACATTAGCGCAACCAAATGATCGATTGGAGTTCACCTCGAGTTCATCTTTCCCGAGTTTTAGAGGGGAAGTTGAACTTTCTGGCGATCTCAGTAGCTATGGTTGTGTATCTCCTTACTCGGTTCATGGAAACTACACGGGATTCTATGGCAACGACGATATGTCCTATGAAG GATATGAAGGTTGGAATCAAGCTAATATGGGAGATTTTAATGGTTTATGGTCGCACAAAGATAATTTTCAGTAA
- the LOC104115269 gene encoding NAC domain-containing protein 71-like isoform X2: MEWFFFCPRDKKYPNGSRTNRATKCGYWKATGKDRKVVCHQPAVVGYRKTLVFYRGRAPLGDRTDWVMHEYRLCDDVSQGTPNFQGPFALCRIIKRNDASLKTSDTSIAVSNEPVVLTAETPTQTTYMCNDSNYSTPITSPYEGTNATNFWMSHDMILDSSKECPQGQSTRGDYPNYDFPNMTLAQPNDRLEFTSSSSFPSFRGEVELSGDLSSYGCVSPYSVHGNYTGFYGNDDMSYEGYEGWNQANMGDFNGLWSHKDNFQ; the protein is encoded by the exons ATGGAATGGTTCTTCTTCTGCCCTCGGGATAAGAAGTACCCGAATGGCTCGCGAACCAATCGAGCCACTAAGTGCGGATACTGGAAAGCGACAGGGAAAGACAGAAAAGTTGTCTGTCATCAGCCTGCAGTTGTTGGATACCGAAAGACACTAGTCTTCTATCGTGGAAGAGCTCCTCTTGGCGATAGAACGGATTGGGTAATGCACGAGTATCGCCTCTGTGATGATGTTTCTCAAGGCACTCCAAATTTCCAG GGGCCTTTCGCTCTTTGTCGTATCATCAAAAGAAACGATGCATCACTTAAGACAAGTGACACTTCAATAGCAGTCTCAAATGAACCTGTTGTTCTTACTGCTGAGACGCCTACTCAAACGACATATATGTGCAACGATAGCAACTATTCGACTCCTATTACTTCTCCTTATGAGGGGACTAATGCGACAAACTTTTGGATGTCACATGATATGATTCTTGATTCTTCAAAG GAATGTCCTCAAGGACAGAGTACTCGTGGAGACTATCCGAACTATGACTTTCCAAATATGACATTAGCGCAACCAAATGATCGATTGGAGTTCACCTCGAGTTCATCTTTCCCGAGTTTTAGAGGGGAAGTTGAACTTTCTGGCGATCTCAGTAGCTATGGTTGTGTATCTCCTTACTCGGTTCATGGAAACTACACGGGATTCTATGGCAACGACGATATGTCCTATGAAG GATATGAAGGTTGGAATCAAGCTAATATGGGAGATTTTAATGGTTTATGGTCGCACAAAGATAATTTTCAGTAA
- the LOC138902216 gene encoding uncharacterized protein produces MSVREYSLCFDSLARYAPSIVATMQDMIHRFIAGLVPELTKACATAALQDNMYIFRIQEFAQNIERGRHRQQGTERTKSRQRKRMRFARSQEQSQSSYRPQYFERPPRPPPPQLQGYRYGRYTQLGPGESSRESGLQRQRGSGQTWPFPLRYDIYGKGHLGQCRAGSDAV; encoded by the coding sequence atgagtgttcgagaatatagtctctgttttgactcattggccagatatgcaccatccatagttgctactatgcaggacatgattcacaggtttatagcaggatTGGTCCCAGAGTTGAccaaggcatgtgccaccgctgcattgcaggataatATGTATATCTTCCGGATTCAGGAatttgcccagaatatagaaaggggtaggcatcggcaacagggtacagagaggactaAGTCAAGacagcgtaagaggatgagatttgccaggtctcaggagcagtctcagagtagttataggccccagtactttgaacgtccacctaggcctccgccacctcagttacagggttacaggtatggcCGCTATACTCAGTTAGGACCAGGTGAAAGCTCTCGGgagtcgggtttgcagcgacagcgaggttcAGGGCAGACATGGCCATTTCCGCTGCGGTATGACATCTATGGTaaaggacacttgggccaatgccgagccggTTCCGATGCGGTGTGA